AGGCTCCAGCCAGAGGCCAAGCAGCCAGTGGCCCTAGCCAGTCAGTCGCCCCGCGATCAGTGGACCCGGCCAGTGACCCGCCGCCGGTCACCCCAGCACCCAGCCGCCCCGGCACGCGCTGCCACGCAGTCAGCGGACCCGGCACTCAGCAGCCCGCGGCCGGTCGGTCGCAGCCCGCATCCAGCGCCGCAGCCCAGCACCCGTGGCCCAGCGCCGCAGCCCAGCACCCGTGGCCCAGCGCCGCAGCCCAGCACCCGCGGCTCGTCGCCCGCAGCCGGTCGGCCCCAAGGCCCGCAGTCGGTCGCCGTCGCCCGCAGCCGGTCGCCCGGGGGTCAGCGGCCCGCGGTCGCTCGGTCGGTCGGTCGTCGGTCCGCAAGTCGGCCCGCCCGCAAGTCGGCCCGCCCGCAAGTCGGTCGCCGGCATCAGACGCGCGGCGGACCTGCCATCGGTGGCCCCGCCATCGGTCGGCCCCTGCCACCGCGCGATCGGCCATCAGCCCGCCATCGGTGGCCGGCCCCGGACAGCCGTCGCCCTCGCGGTCGGTGGCTCGACATGAGCTGTCCCGGCGCCGGCACATGAGCTGTCCAGGTGTCGGCGGTCTCCAGCATGGCCGTGGTGTCTGGCAAGCTGTCCAGGGTGAGCAACCCGCTGGTCCTGATGGACGCCGCCAGCCTGTACTTCCGGGCGTTCTACGCGCTGCCCGAGTCGATGACCGCGCCGGACGGAACCCCCGTGAACGCGGTGCGGGGGTTTGTCGACACGATCGCCAGGGTCATCACCGACCGGAAGGCCGGCCGCCTGGTGGCGTGCCTGGACGCGGATTGGCGGCCCGAGTTCCGGGTCGCCGCGCTCCCGTCGTACAAGGCGCACCGCGTCGCCGTAGGCGCCGTCGAGGGCGAAGAGGAAGTCCCGGACACCCTCACCCCGCAGGTGCCGATCATCCTCGACGTCCTCGACGCGGTCGGTATCGCGACCGCGGAGGCCGCCGGGTACGAGGCCGATGACGTGATCGGCACGCTCGCCGCCCGCGAGACCACCGATCCGGTCGAGGTGATCACCGGCGACCGCGACCTGTTCCAGGTCGTGCGCGAGGAGCCCACGCCGGTGCGCGTCCTGTACCTGGGGCGCGGGTGGGCGAAGGCGGAGTTGCTTGGGCCGCAGGAGCTGGCGGCCAAGTACGCCCTTCCCGTTCATGACGCCGGTCGCGCGTACGCCGGGATGGCGGTGCTGCGCGGCGACCCGTCGGACGGGCTGCCTGGCGTGGCCGGGATCGGGGAGAAGACGGCGGCGAAGTTGATCACCGAGTTCGGGTCGCTGCAAGCGGTGTTGGAGGCGGTGCACGACGGTCGGGATCGCAAGCTCACCACCCGTGCCCGGACCGCGCTCCTCAACGCCCAGGACTACCTCGCCGTGGCGCCGACCGTCGTGAACGTGGCGACTGACGCGGCGATCGTCATGGACCGGTCCGACGCGGTGCCGGCGGCTCCGGTCGATCCGGACCGGGTCGCCGAGTTGACCCGGCGTTGGGGGCTCGGTAGTTCGCTGCCCCGACTGCTGGCCGCCATGGAACGCCGCACGCCGCAGGGTTGATCAGCGCAGGGTTGATCAGCGAGGAAGCCGGGAACCAGGGCGCGAGAAGAGCCAGGCGTTAGAAGTAGGAGCCGCACCACGGCACTTCGGCGACGGCGAACAAGGTGTCGGCACGGGCTAGTGCGTCGGGCTCCACCACGTCCAGTCGACGGGTGGCGGCCAGCGTCGAGAACGACACGTCGCCCAAGTACGCCGACGCGAGCACGTCCACGTCCACGACCAGCTCAGGCTCGTCCTCCACACGGGTCACACCATCCGCCGTCACCCGGTACGACCCCGAGTTCTCCGGCAGGTACACGTCACGCACACCGAGCACCACAGGCTCACCCTCGCGGTAAGTGCGGGCGGTCAGGGCGGTGGGGACGTCCAGCAGTCGCAGCCACGTCTCATCGAACTCGTCGGGGACGCGGCACGCGCGCGGGTCGCCCAGGAGCCACTGCACCGGTTCGTCCACCGGCCGCCCCTCCGCCGACACCTCGCCCACCAGGTCGACGCCCAGCACGAACAGCCACAGGTCGGCCCACGCCTCCGCGTTCCCCGCCCACAGGTCCAGCACGGACAGCCTGGTCTGCTTGCCCTGGCGCGGGTCGTTCTCGCCGGGCTCCACCTTGAACACCACGTAGCCGTCGTCGCCGGAAGGCCCGGAAGGCACCGAAGATGACCGGACGGCGATCTTCAGGTTCTGCTCGACCGCCGCACGCCGCACGTTCAACGTCCACCACGAGGGCCACCGCGAGATCGTGCCCGCACGCCGCAACGTCAGCTCGTCGAACAACTCCCGCGCGATGCGCTCCCCCGCCTCACCCTCCACCAACCGCACCCGACCCACTGGACG
This is a stretch of genomic DNA from Saccharothrix ecbatanensis. It encodes these proteins:
- a CDS encoding 5'-3' exonuclease, producing MSNPLVLMDAASLYFRAFYALPESMTAPDGTPVNAVRGFVDTIARVITDRKAGRLVACLDADWRPEFRVAALPSYKAHRVAVGAVEGEEEVPDTLTPQVPIILDVLDAVGIATAEAAGYEADDVIGTLAARETTDPVEVITGDRDLFQVVREEPTPVRVLYLGRGWAKAELLGPQELAAKYALPVHDAGRAYAGMAVLRGDPSDGLPGVAGIGEKTAAKLITEFGSLQAVLEAVHDGRDRKLTTRARTALLNAQDYLAVAPTVVNVATDAAIVMDRSDAVPAAPVDPDRVAELTRRWGLGSSLPRLLAAMERRTPQG
- a CDS encoding GNAT family N-acetyltransferase, giving the protein MTDHDVRVLDDSQFRTAHTLFRGTLHNAPAPDEQWKVVQESYEPGRALGAFADGKMIGTVQSFPSRMAVPGGAVVQHGAVSRVGVRADWTRRGVLSALQRAQLRAMRSAGDVVASLRASETMIYGRYGYGVASRFRYLDIDRRRAAPRSRPVGRVRLVEGEAGERIARELFDELTLRRAGTISRWPSWWTLNVRRAAVEQNLKIAVRSSSVPSGPSGDDGYVVFKVEPGENDPRQGKQTRLSVLDLWAGNAEAWADLWLFVLGVDLVGEVSAEGRPVDEPVQWLLGDPRACRVPDEFDETWLRLLDVPTALTARTYREGEPVVLGVRDVYLPENSGSYRVTADGVTRVEDEPELVVDVDVLASAYLGDVSFSTLAATRRLDVVEPDALARADTLFAVAEVPWCGSYF